The Bradyrhizobium sp. WBAH42 genome includes a window with the following:
- the ilvC gene encoding ketol-acid reductoisomerase encodes MRVYYDRDADLNLIKGKKVAIVGYGSQGHAHALNLKDSGVKEVAIALRKGSASAKKAEAAGFKVLEVAEAAKWADLVMMLTPDELQGDIYREHLHDNMKKGAALVFAHGLNVHFNLLDPRADLDVLMIAPKGPGHTVRSEYQRGGGVPCLIAIAKDVSGNAHDLGLSYASAIGGGRAGIIETTFKEECETDLFGEQVVLCGGLVELIKGGYETLVEAGYAPEMAYFECLHEVKLIVDLIYEGGIANMNYSISNTAEYGEYVTGPRIITDETKKEMRKVLADIQGGKFARDWMLENKVNQTSFKATRAKLAAHPIEEVGAKLRDMMPWIKKGALVDKSKN; translated from the coding sequence ATGCGTGTTTATTACGATCGCGACGCCGACCTGAACCTGATCAAGGGCAAGAAGGTCGCCATCGTCGGCTATGGCAGCCAGGGCCACGCCCATGCGCTCAACCTGAAGGATTCCGGCGTCAAGGAAGTCGCCATTGCGCTGCGCAAGGGTTCGGCCTCGGCCAAGAAGGCGGAAGCTGCCGGCTTCAAGGTGCTCGAGGTTGCGGAAGCCGCCAAATGGGCCGACCTCGTCATGATGCTGACCCCGGACGAGCTCCAGGGCGACATCTATCGCGAGCACCTGCACGACAACATGAAGAAGGGCGCCGCCCTGGTGTTCGCCCACGGCCTCAACGTCCACTTCAACCTGCTCGATCCGCGTGCAGACCTCGACGTGCTGATGATCGCGCCGAAGGGCCCCGGCCACACCGTGCGCTCGGAATATCAGCGCGGCGGCGGCGTGCCCTGCCTGATCGCGATCGCCAAGGACGTCTCGGGCAACGCCCATGACCTCGGCCTGTCCTACGCCTCCGCCATCGGCGGCGGCCGCGCCGGCATCATCGAGACCACCTTCAAGGAAGAGTGCGAGACCGACCTGTTCGGCGAGCAGGTGGTGCTCTGCGGCGGCCTGGTCGAGCTGATCAAGGGCGGCTACGAGACCCTGGTCGAAGCCGGCTACGCGCCGGAGATGGCCTATTTCGAGTGCCTGCACGAAGTGAAGCTGATCGTCGACCTGATCTATGAAGGCGGCATCGCCAACATGAACTACTCGATCTCCAACACCGCCGAGTACGGCGAGTACGTCACCGGCCCGCGCATCATCACCGACGAGACCAAGAAGGAGATGCGCAAGGTTCTGGCCGACATCCAGGGCGGCAAGTTCGCCCGCGACTGGATGCTCGAGAACAAGGTCAACCAGACCTCGTTCAAGGCGACCCGCGCCAAGCTCGCGGCGCACCCGATCGAGGAAGTCGGCGCGAAGCTGCGCGACATGATGCCCTGGATCAAGAAGGGCGCGCTGGTCGACAAGAGCAAGAACTAA
- a CDS encoding LysE family translocator, translating into MTYSLFYAFLVFMVVMYFTPGPNNIMLLSSGLTYGFRRTIPHIVGIVLGFAFMVAAVGLGLGSVFLAYPILQTILKYAGAAYLIYLAAAIAMAGPAKPGEENGRGPMTFWGAAMFQWINAKGWVIVIGTITAYAAIAQFPINIAIQTVISLIVGTVSTVVWALFGSALRPVLTSERLVRAFNILMAILLLASLYPVFMDA; encoded by the coding sequence ATGACCTACTCGCTGTTCTATGCCTTCCTCGTCTTCATGGTCGTGATGTACTTCACGCCCGGGCCGAACAACATCATGCTGCTGTCCTCCGGCCTGACCTACGGCTTCCGGCGCACCATCCCGCACATCGTCGGCATCGTGCTCGGCTTCGCCTTCATGGTCGCCGCGGTCGGCCTCGGGCTCGGCTCGGTGTTCCTGGCCTATCCGATCCTCCAGACCATCCTGAAATATGCAGGCGCCGCCTACCTGATTTACCTGGCTGCCGCGATCGCCATGGCCGGTCCGGCAAAGCCGGGCGAGGAGAATGGCCGCGGCCCCATGACCTTCTGGGGCGCGGCGATGTTCCAATGGATCAACGCCAAGGGCTGGGTGATCGTGATCGGCACCATCACCGCCTATGCGGCGATCGCCCAATTCCCGATCAACATCGCCATTCAGACTGTGATCAGCCTGATCGTCGGCACGGTCTCGACCGTAGTCTGGGCCCTGTTCGGCTCCGCATTGCGGCCGGTCCTGACCTCCGAGCGGCTGGTCCGCGCCTTCAACATCCTGATGGCGATCCTGCTGCTGGCCTCCCTCTACCCCGTTTTCATGGATGCATGA
- a CDS encoding EamA family transporter — protein MKPADILIAVMVAIIWGLAFVASRIALDELSPELMTALRFTIAAMPCLFIRKPKIAWSLLIAISFTLFLGQFLSQAYGIAHGVPVGLTSVVVQSQALFTIGFAAILFGERPTPVQTLGVAIAAAGLLMICGTVGYDFSVAAFAVLMISPLSFAIGNLLLRGARGVPMFDLFAWLCLASAVPLFVLALLANGPASTWTSLTHMSLASALCMLMLGGISTSIAYWLWGRLLRDYPAAQVVPFALLVPFVGSAASSIVFGERFGPLRLAGMLTVIGGITVMVLAKRPQVLPKTA, from the coding sequence ATGAAGCCGGCCGACATCCTCATCGCCGTCATGGTGGCGATCATCTGGGGGCTTGCCTTCGTGGCGAGCCGGATCGCGCTCGACGAGCTTTCGCCGGAGCTGATGACGGCGTTGCGCTTCACCATTGCGGCGATGCCGTGCCTGTTCATCCGTAAGCCCAAAATTGCTTGGTCGCTGCTGATCGCAATCAGCTTCACGCTGTTCCTCGGCCAGTTCCTGTCGCAGGCCTACGGCATCGCCCATGGCGTCCCGGTGGGCCTCACCTCCGTCGTCGTGCAGAGCCAGGCGCTGTTCACGATCGGCTTTGCCGCGATCCTATTCGGCGAACGTCCGACGCCGGTGCAGACGCTCGGCGTCGCCATCGCCGCGGCTGGCTTGCTGATGATCTGCGGCACCGTCGGCTATGATTTCAGCGTTGCCGCCTTCGCGGTGCTGATGATCTCGCCGCTCAGCTTCGCCATCGGCAATCTGCTGCTTCGTGGCGCGCGCGGCGTGCCGATGTTCGACCTGTTTGCCTGGCTCTGCCTCGCCTCGGCCGTGCCGCTGTTCGTGCTGGCGCTGCTCGCCAACGGGCCGGCGTCGACCTGGACGTCGCTGACGCACATGTCGCTGGCATCGGCGCTCTGCATGCTGATGCTCGGCGGCATCTCGACCAGCATCGCCTATTGGCTGTGGGGCCGCCTCTTGCGCGACTACCCGGCTGCGCAAGTCGTGCCGTTCGCGCTGCTGGTGCCGTTCGTGGGCTCGGCGGCCTCCAGCATCGTGTTTGGCGAACGGTTCGGGCCGCTTCGCCTCGCCGGCATGCTGACCGTGATTGGCGGTATCACCGTGATGGTGCTGGCGAAGCGCCCGCAAGTTCTGCCGAAGACTGCGTGA
- a CDS encoding class I SAM-dependent methyltransferase codes for MLARDWYYNERNRMGIEPAVASIYDNHDDADLRARAALKMLGVQRGWRIADIGCGNGVLATEAALMGADVDAIDISPAMLALAEIYARDRKAPVRTQSAGLLSFAYRPESYDLIVSEFTLHHLPDFWKAVAMSRIFRALKPGATFYLRDIVYSSMPDAIERDVEQWADFQIKNHDFSREGVVTHMRDEYSTFGWVMERMLTDVGFTLVAADYHAPMHGTYLLRKPKAGEQG; via the coding sequence ATGCTGGCGCGCGACTGGTACTACAACGAGCGGAACCGGATGGGGATCGAGCCCGCTGTGGCCTCGATCTACGACAACCATGACGATGCCGATCTGCGGGCGCGCGCCGCGCTGAAGATGCTCGGGGTCCAGCGTGGCTGGCGCATCGCCGATATCGGCTGCGGCAACGGCGTACTCGCCACCGAGGCGGCGTTGATGGGCGCCGACGTCGACGCCATCGACATTTCGCCGGCAATGCTGGCGTTGGCCGAGATCTATGCCCGCGACCGCAAGGCACCGGTGCGCACCCAATCCGCCGGCCTGCTCAGCTTCGCCTACCGGCCCGAATCCTACGATCTCATCGTCAGCGAGTTCACGCTGCACCATCTGCCGGATTTCTGGAAGGCGGTGGCGATGTCGCGGATTTTTCGCGCGCTCAAGCCCGGAGCGACGTTTTATCTCCGTGATATTGTTTACTCATCGATGCCTGACGCGATCGAGCGTGACGTCGAGCAATGGGCCGACTTCCAGATCAAGAACCACGATTTCTCCCGCGAGGGCGTGGTGACCCACATGCGCGACGAATATTCCACCTTCGGCTGGGTGATGGAGCGGATGCTGACCGACGTCGGCTTCACCCTGGTCGCGGCCGACTACCACGCGCCGATGCACGGCACCTATCTGCTGCGGAAACCGAAAGCCGGCGAGCAAGGCTAG